From one Ochrobactrum vermis genomic stretch:
- a CDS encoding 8-amino-7-oxononanoate synthase yields MNADPLARYAAKLKNLQRRGRLRTLSDKGGADFSSNDYLGLAAAPAIREALIAQLENGLVNGAGGSRLLRGNHREHELLEAEAAAYFRSPSMLYFSNGYAANLAVLATLPQRGDLIAYDALIHASAHEGMRAGKAEAVSIPHNDANAFDRAIHAWRAKGGNGTPWIVVESLYSMDGDCAPLTDLVEIADRHDAFIFIDEAHATGVHGPDGRGFTAGLEGRRNVIVLHTCGKAMGNAGGLVGADPVLRDFLVNRARPFIYSTAPSPLQVSATRLALKTMAAEGHRRHELHRLIKFANEQFANRFGKRGSGTQILPHIIGDADRTSRIAHRMQAEGFDIRAIRPPTVPAGTARLRITITLNVDEPTIERMFEHLAAVMAEEMI; encoded by the coding sequence ATGAATGCCGATCCATTGGCCCGCTATGCCGCGAAGTTGAAAAACTTGCAGCGGCGCGGACGTCTGCGCACCCTTTCAGATAAGGGCGGGGCGGATTTCAGTTCGAACGACTATCTGGGCCTTGCCGCCGCGCCTGCTATCCGCGAGGCATTGATTGCCCAACTGGAAAACGGCCTTGTCAACGGGGCTGGCGGCTCACGATTATTGCGCGGCAATCACCGGGAACACGAACTTCTGGAAGCCGAAGCCGCCGCCTATTTCCGTTCGCCGTCGATGCTTTATTTCAGCAATGGCTATGCGGCAAATCTCGCGGTTCTCGCTACATTGCCGCAGCGCGGCGACCTGATCGCCTATGATGCGCTCATCCATGCCAGCGCACATGAAGGCATGAGAGCCGGAAAGGCCGAAGCCGTTTCGATCCCGCACAACGATGCGAACGCATTCGACAGGGCAATCCACGCCTGGCGCGCGAAGGGCGGAAACGGCACTCCCTGGATTGTGGTGGAAAGCCTCTATTCGATGGATGGCGACTGTGCACCGCTAACCGACCTCGTTGAAATTGCTGACCGGCACGATGCCTTTATCTTCATCGACGAAGCTCATGCCACGGGCGTGCACGGCCCAGATGGGCGGGGCTTTACTGCCGGGTTGGAAGGCCGACGAAATGTGATTGTGCTTCACACCTGCGGCAAGGCCATGGGCAATGCCGGTGGGCTGGTTGGAGCCGATCCAGTTCTTCGTGATTTTCTCGTCAACCGTGCACGACCTTTCATCTATTCGACTGCCCCCTCGCCCTTGCAAGTATCCGCAACGCGGCTTGCACTGAAGACCATGGCCGCCGAAGGCCATCGTCGGCACGAATTGCACCGGCTTATCAAGTTCGCCAATGAACAGTTCGCCAACCGTTTCGGAAAACGCGGCAGCGGAACGCAGATATTACCGCACATCATCGGCGATGCCGACCGCACATCGCGCATTGCGCATCGCATGCAGGCCGAGGGCTTCGACATACGTGCCATCCGCCCGCCGACAGTGCCTGCGGGCACGGCGCGGCTGCGTATCACCATCACGCTCAATGTCGATGAACCCACGATAGAACGCATGTTCGAGCATCTTGCAGCCGTCATGGCAGAGGAAATGATATGA
- the bioB gene encoding biotin synthase BioB, whose product MLNTVKAASKNNEEPAFKSEESEWTLARARILYDLPFNDLLFDAQSIHRANFNPNRVQLSKLLNIKTGGCPEDCGYCSQSAHHASGLKASKLMSLDTVLEEAQKAKDSGATRYCMGAAWRSPKPRDEPAIVEMVKQVKALGLETCMTLGMLNPDQAQTFAEAGLDYYNHNIDTSERFYPQIITTRSFDDRLETLAHVREAGIKVCSGGILGLGETEDDRIDMLVTLANLPTPPESVPINMLIPMPGSRLEKASPVDPIAFIRIIALARLMMPQSHVRLTAGRNSMSDEMQALCFFAGANSIFIGDTLLTAANPGEDRDTSLMRRLGLTADSLDTHA is encoded by the coding sequence ATGTTGAATACGGTGAAAGCGGCGTCGAAAAACAACGAAGAACCAGCGTTCAAATCGGAAGAAAGCGAATGGACGCTCGCTAGAGCCCGCATCCTCTATGATCTTCCGTTCAACGATCTTCTGTTCGATGCACAGAGCATTCACCGCGCGAACTTCAACCCCAACCGCGTCCAGCTCAGCAAATTGCTCAACATCAAAACGGGTGGCTGCCCGGAAGATTGCGGCTATTGCAGCCAGTCGGCGCATCATGCATCGGGCCTGAAAGCCTCTAAACTGATGAGCCTGGACACAGTTCTCGAAGAAGCACAGAAGGCAAAGGATAGCGGCGCGACCCGCTATTGCATGGGCGCGGCCTGGCGCAGCCCGAAGCCGCGTGATGAACCGGCCATCGTGGAAATGGTCAAGCAGGTGAAGGCGCTCGGTCTGGAAACCTGCATGACGCTCGGCATGTTGAATCCGGATCAGGCACAGACCTTTGCGGAAGCCGGCCTTGACTACTACAACCACAATATCGATACGTCGGAACGATTTTACCCACAGATCATCACGACGCGCAGTTTCGATGATCGTCTGGAAACGCTCGCCCATGTCCGGGAAGCCGGGATCAAGGTTTGCAGCGGCGGCATCCTCGGCCTTGGAGAAACCGAAGACGACCGCATCGACATGCTGGTGACACTGGCAAATCTGCCGACACCTCCAGAAAGCGTGCCGATCAACATGCTGATCCCGATGCCCGGATCACGACTGGAAAAAGCCTCTCCCGTTGATCCCATCGCCTTTATTCGGATCATCGCACTTGCGCGTCTGATGATGCCGCAATCGCATGTGCGCCTGACAGCCGGACGCAATTCGATGAGCGACGAAATGCAGGCTCTTTGCTTCTTCGCCGGCGCAAACTCGATCTTTATCGGTGACACGCTGTTGACCGCCGCCAATCCGGGCGAAGACCGCGACACAAGCCTCATGCGGCGGCTCGGCCTGACTGCCGATTCACTGGACACCCATGCATGA
- a CDS encoding cupin domain-containing protein — protein MTKQPVVLKREEWARREDAWSGRVEGKRFGTDASIIFFSTDVVGHGPKLHRHPYDEIFIVRQGKALFIVGDEQIEATEGQVVFGPANIPHKFINLGPGRLETTDIHVSQHFEQEDLE, from the coding sequence TTGACGAAACAACCCGTTGTCTTGAAAAGAGAAGAGTGGGCGAGGCGCGAAGATGCCTGGTCCGGTCGTGTCGAAGGCAAGAGATTTGGCACCGACGCGTCAATCATATTCTTTTCAACCGATGTTGTCGGACATGGCCCCAAGCTGCACCGGCACCCCTATGACGAGATTTTCATCGTCCGCCAGGGGAAAGCTTTGTTCATTGTCGGCGATGAACAGATTGAGGCGACAGAAGGACAGGTCGTCTTCGGTCCCGCAAACATACCGCACAAATTCATCAATCTGGGGCCCGGGCGTCTGGAAACAACCGACATTCATGTCAGCCAGCATTTCGAGCAGGAAGACCTTGAGTGA
- a CDS encoding FecCD family ABC transporter permease codes for MLLPAADLIARNRHSRTRKRNLVIGLLLVILAAFFLLTLMLGQSFTPPKDVIRVLLGEEVHGASFTVGKLRLPRAVLSVLAGLSFGLGGVAFQLMLRNALASPDIIGISSGASAAAVFAIVVLSMSGPVVSVFAVVAGLAVALAVYGLSFRNGIAGTRLILVGIGVSAMLESFIAYILSIAPAWSLQEAMRWLTGSVNGARLDQMLPLLVALIVFGGLLLSRSRDLEALRLGDDSAAALGTQVGRTRIVIIIAAVGMIAFATSVAGPIAFVAFLSGPIAARIIGNNGSLLIPSALVGAILVLVGDYCGQFLLPGRYPVGVITGALGAPYLIYLIIRANRSGASL; via the coding sequence ATGCTGCTTCCCGCCGCCGATCTCATCGCCCGAAACCGCCACAGTCGCACCCGCAAGCGCAATCTTGTCATCGGCCTACTTCTGGTCATTCTTGCCGCATTCTTCCTCCTCACTTTGATGCTCGGGCAATCCTTTACTCCGCCGAAAGATGTCATCCGGGTGCTTCTGGGTGAAGAGGTTCACGGAGCAAGCTTCACGGTCGGCAAACTGCGCCTGCCGCGTGCCGTTCTGTCCGTACTGGCAGGGCTGAGCTTTGGCCTCGGCGGTGTTGCATTCCAGCTTATGCTTCGCAATGCGCTGGCAAGCCCTGACATTATCGGCATCAGTTCGGGCGCAAGCGCTGCCGCCGTTTTTGCAATCGTCGTGCTCTCAATGAGTGGGCCGGTTGTTTCCGTCTTCGCTGTTGTCGCCGGACTTGCCGTGGCGCTCGCTGTCTATGGCCTTTCCTTCAGGAACGGGATTGCCGGAACCCGACTTATTCTGGTCGGCATCGGTGTTTCGGCAATGCTCGAAAGCTTCATCGCCTATATTCTTTCTATCGCGCCCGCCTGGAGCTTGCAGGAAGCCATGCGGTGGCTGACCGGCAGCGTCAACGGTGCTCGGCTGGACCAGATGCTTCCGCTTCTGGTCGCTCTGATCGTCTTTGGCGGGCTGCTGCTGAGCCGGTCGCGCGATCTCGAAGCATTGCGACTTGGTGACGACAGTGCTGCAGCGCTGGGAACCCAGGTCGGGCGAACCCGGATCGTCATCATTATCGCTGCCGTCGGCATGATTGCCTTTGCCACATCCGTCGCCGGACCTATTGCTTTCGTCGCCTTCCTGTCCGGGCCTATTGCCGCGCGCATCATCGGCAATAACGGTTCCCTTCTCATCCCGTCTGCGCTGGTCGGAGCCATACTCGTTCTCGTCGGCGATTATTGCGGACAGTTCCTGCTGCCGGGTCGCTACCCGGTCGGCGTCATTACCGGGGCTCTCGGCGCTCCCTATCTCATCTATCTCATCATACGCGCCAACCGCAGCGGGGCATCCCTATGA
- a CDS encoding ABC transporter ATP-binding protein → MTDHTLIVRQLTTGYGDRLVLDGLDLEIPSGKVTAIVGANACGKSTLLRTISRLLTPRRGQVLLDGKSIHTLPSRQLAQKLGLLPQSPIAPEGILVADLVSRGRNPYHGVFSRWTRADDEAIASALEATRTTELADRPVDELSGGQRQRVWIAMALAQQTDILLLDEPTTFLDISHQVEVLDLLTDLNQERGTTIVMVLHDLNLAARYADFLVAMADGRLHVTGAPDGVLTEQNIRDVFHLESRIMTDPTSGRPIMLPLGRHRLKEEPYKDQDVISTV, encoded by the coding sequence ATGACCGACCACACGCTTATCGTTCGCCAATTGACCACCGGCTATGGCGACAGGCTTGTGCTGGACGGTCTCGATCTTGAGATACCGTCCGGCAAGGTGACCGCAATAGTCGGAGCAAATGCGTGCGGAAAGTCCACACTTCTGCGAACAATATCGCGACTTCTGACGCCGCGCCGCGGACAGGTACTGCTTGACGGCAAGTCGATCCACACGCTTCCATCCCGGCAACTGGCACAGAAACTCGGCCTGCTGCCACAGTCGCCAATAGCACCGGAAGGCATATTGGTTGCCGATCTCGTCAGCCGGGGACGGAACCCCTATCATGGCGTTTTCTCGCGTTGGACGCGGGCAGACGACGAAGCAATCGCATCAGCTCTTGAGGCCACCCGGACAACCGAACTGGCCGATAGACCAGTAGATGAACTTTCAGGCGGTCAGCGCCAGCGTGTATGGATCGCCATGGCGCTGGCGCAGCAGACCGATATTCTCCTGCTGGACGAACCCACGACTTTTCTGGATATCAGCCATCAGGTCGAAGTGCTGGATCTGCTCACCGATCTCAACCAGGAACGGGGAACCACAATCGTCATGGTCTTGCACGATCTCAATCTTGCCGCCCGCTATGCAGATTTTCTGGTCGCAATGGCCGACGGGCGGCTGCATGTGACCGGGGCGCCCGACGGGGTGCTGACGGAACAGAATATCCGCGACGTCTTTCACCTGGAAAGCCGCATCATGACCGACCCGACCTCCGGTCGCCCCATCATGCTGCCCTTGGGACGGCATCGCCTCAAGGAAGAACCTTACAAAGATCAGGACGTGATTTCGACCGTGTAA
- the bioD gene encoding dethiobiotin synthase gives MSHIFVITGTDTNIGKTIFSAALVDALNAYYWKPVQSGLEEATDSETVIQLAGLPSRKIIPETWRLKTPASPHLSAQIDGVEIDTDALEVPSVDAPLVIEGAGGLHVPLTRRTTFIDVFARWQKPVILCARTGLGTINHTLLSLEVLNRRNIPVHGIAFIGDPQPDTEQIIPELSGVRKLGRLPRLATLDPETLRSAFQAHFDLNIFSEASK, from the coding sequence ATGAGCCACATTTTCGTCATTACCGGCACTGATACGAACATTGGCAAGACCATCTTTTCCGCAGCCCTCGTGGATGCGCTCAACGCTTATTACTGGAAGCCGGTGCAGTCAGGACTGGAGGAGGCAACCGACAGCGAAACCGTGATCCAGCTTGCCGGACTTCCATCCCGGAAAATCATCCCGGAAACATGGCGCCTGAAAACACCGGCCTCGCCGCATCTCTCGGCACAGATCGACGGGGTGGAGATCGATACGGATGCGCTCGAAGTGCCGTCGGTCGATGCTCCTCTGGTGATCGAAGGCGCAGGTGGATTGCATGTACCGCTGACGCGCCGCACGACATTCATCGACGTTTTTGCGCGGTGGCAAAAGCCGGTCATTCTTTGTGCCAGAACCGGTCTAGGCACGATCAATCACACATTGCTTTCGCTTGAGGTATTGAACCGGCGCAATATTCCCGTGCACGGCATTGCCTTCATCGGCGATCCACAACCGGACACCGAACAGATCATCCCGGAACTGAGCGGCGTGCGTAAACTGGGCCGACTGCCGCGCCTTGCAACGCTCGATCCGGAAACGCTCCGCAGCGCTTTTCAGGCGCACTTCGACCTGAATATTTTTAGTGAGGCTTCCAAATGA
- a CDS encoding TonB-dependent siderophore receptor, giving the protein MTISKTVETKKTNRVRYRRAILLGCTALVVSLPSLASAQQATTMEAPTVLKTITVDGTGGSDDDSKSIVATRTTGGGKMATDIMDTAASVSVITAKEMQERNAQTVEQALQYTAGVSTNFYGSDDRFDFFQIRGFDANTYRDGLSLGRPFGGIREEPYAFERIEVLKGASSTAFGVSDPGGLVNYVTKRPKRERFGEAYVTGGSFNHKEVGFDFGDNLTGDDMLSYRFTGKFKDADAEYDYSRDDEKFIMGGLTWRPSDATNLTVIFDHLHRNGVPGSGGHPVGTDFNRSRFFGEPDFNYRGTDRNTVSAMFDHDFGNGLSFSANGRYSKQDTDFGYAYISTTPTDGSTIAKRDFFGNEASAENFVGDANLKYETSFDRFESRTMAGIEYNNYSATNKTFWGAAPGIDWTNPVFTGAPVSLPLIGSTSTRQKTKAIYFQQDLTFAEKLIASVGLRNDWLDLSQTNNLKNTTADGDLSEFTSRFGLTYRVTDEWAVYTSYAESVAPPAIGIDPERGEQIEVGVKYQPSAFPALFTASVYDLTKNNISVTDPITLQPSTIGEVRVRGIDLEAKAELTNNINLIAAYSYMDSEIVENGTSGNEGNRPQFVSKHLASLWANYKLEGSGRRGDMTFGVGGRYIGAYYFTPANTSGTSGNVVFDAAFTYEFLDNSALQVTVSNLFDKKYVAYGGFGADFYNPGREITATLRRTW; this is encoded by the coding sequence ATGACTATTTCAAAGACCGTCGAGACGAAGAAAACCAACCGGGTCCGCTATCGCAGAGCAATTCTTCTGGGATGCACGGCGCTCGTTGTGTCCTTGCCAAGCCTGGCTTCAGCGCAGCAGGCAACGACGATGGAAGCGCCCACAGTGCTGAAAACCATTACGGTCGACGGCACAGGTGGAAGCGATGACGATTCAAAGTCAATTGTCGCAACAAGAACCACTGGCGGCGGCAAGATGGCGACGGACATTATGGATACGGCAGCTTCCGTATCAGTGATCACCGCCAAGGAAATGCAGGAGCGCAACGCGCAGACCGTCGAACAGGCGCTGCAATATACGGCTGGCGTTTCCACCAATTTCTATGGATCGGATGATCGGTTCGATTTCTTCCAGATTCGCGGTTTCGACGCCAACACCTATCGCGACGGGCTTTCCCTTGGTCGTCCCTTCGGTGGCATACGGGAAGAACCCTATGCGTTCGAACGTATCGAAGTCCTGAAAGGCGCCAGCTCCACGGCCTTCGGCGTTTCCGATCCCGGCGGTCTGGTCAATTATGTGACCAAGCGACCGAAGAGGGAGCGCTTTGGCGAAGCCTATGTCACCGGCGGCTCCTTCAACCACAAGGAAGTCGGCTTCGACTTTGGCGATAATCTCACCGGCGACGACATGCTGTCCTATCGCTTTACCGGCAAGTTCAAGGATGCCGACGCCGAATACGATTATTCGCGCGACGATGAAAAGTTCATCATGGGCGGGCTGACATGGCGTCCGAGCGACGCGACCAATCTGACGGTGATTTTCGATCATCTTCACCGCAATGGCGTTCCGGGAAGCGGCGGTCATCCGGTTGGTACGGATTTCAACAGAAGCCGCTTTTTCGGCGAGCCTGATTTCAACTATCGGGGCACAGACAGAAATACCGTCAGTGCCATGTTCGATCATGATTTCGGCAATGGTTTGAGTTTCAGTGCGAACGGGCGCTATAGCAAGCAGGACACCGATTTCGGCTATGCCTATATTTCGACTACGCCCACCGATGGTTCCACAATCGCCAAACGCGATTTTTTCGGGAACGAAGCTTCAGCCGAGAATTTCGTCGGCGATGCTAACCTGAAATATGAGACCAGCTTTGACCGGTTCGAAAGCCGGACGATGGCAGGCATCGAATACAATAATTATTCCGCCACCAACAAGACGTTCTGGGGAGCGGCTCCGGGTATCGACTGGACCAACCCTGTCTTTACAGGCGCTCCGGTCAGTCTGCCTCTTATCGGCAGCACGTCGACCAGGCAGAAAACCAAAGCGATCTATTTCCAGCAGGATCTGACATTCGCAGAAAAGCTGATCGCCAGCGTTGGCCTGCGCAATGACTGGCTCGACCTGTCGCAGACGAACAATCTGAAGAACACGACTGCGGATGGTGATCTTAGCGAATTCACGAGCCGGTTCGGTCTGACCTACCGGGTGACCGATGAATGGGCGGTCTATACGAGTTATGCTGAATCGGTTGCTCCTCCGGCCATCGGCATTGATCCCGAGCGCGGCGAACAGATTGAAGTCGGCGTAAAATACCAGCCGTCCGCGTTTCCTGCCTTGTTCACAGCGTCGGTTTATGACCTGACCAAGAACAATATCTCGGTTACCGATCCCATCACGCTTCAACCATCCACAATCGGCGAGGTCCGCGTTCGCGGCATCGATCTGGAAGCCAAGGCGGAGTTGACCAACAATATCAACCTGATCGCAGCCTATTCCTATATGGACTCGGAGATCGTCGAGAACGGCACCAGCGGTAACGAGGGCAACCGTCCGCAGTTCGTTTCAAAGCACCTTGCGTCGCTTTGGGCAAACTACAAACTTGAAGGTAGCGGGCGTCGCGGCGACATGACATTCGGTGTCGGCGGTCGCTATATCGGCGCCTATTACTTCACGCCGGCCAATACTTCGGGCACGAGCGGCAATGTCGTATTCGATGCTGCATTCACCTATGAGTTTCTCGATAACTCGGCGCTGCAGGTCACTGTCAGCAATCTGTTTGACAAGAAATATGTCGCCTATGGCGGCTTTGGAGCAGATTTCTATAATCCCGGCCGCGAGATTACGGCAACGCTTCGCCGCACCTGGTAG
- a CDS encoding helix-turn-helix domain-containing protein — translation MGFWHSMIWQAEGIRVVAPVQWRVLDGLVSVFWEAESQTGANGYFLSHDPRIMIFFQDVSSNIRISNDNGVFGQHRRPMTRAIYIPAGVPMWTSTVSLHRFSHLNLHFHKDRLLRYLSPALGTSMAMAAMRSPVEIQDLGAIETLARLLVDETANPSKHGLFAENLIGSILTGLLDIPGEQNKQGYGRLTMAQMNKLNARFDSCSDRRLSIAEMAASVGLSESWFANVFKQTTGKTPLQWQMAKRIDLAQQLLAESEMTVAGIAAQLGFTDQAHLTKAFRQVVGETPAAWRRFQSNR, via the coding sequence TTGGGCTTTTGGCATTCTATGATCTGGCAAGCCGAAGGCATCCGGGTGGTTGCGCCGGTCCAATGGCGTGTACTGGACGGGCTGGTCAGTGTCTTTTGGGAGGCCGAAAGCCAGACGGGAGCCAACGGCTATTTCCTGTCGCATGATCCCCGCATCATGATCTTTTTCCAGGATGTCTCATCCAACATTCGCATATCGAACGACAATGGTGTCTTTGGCCAGCATCGCCGCCCGATGACACGTGCGATCTATATACCGGCCGGCGTCCCGATGTGGACGAGTACGGTTTCGCTCCACCGTTTTTCGCACCTCAACCTGCATTTCCATAAAGATCGGCTGCTCAGATATCTCAGCCCTGCGCTCGGTACGTCCATGGCCATGGCCGCTATGCGCAGTCCGGTTGAAATTCAGGATCTCGGTGCGATAGAAACACTTGCCCGCCTGCTGGTCGACGAAACGGCCAATCCGTCGAAACATGGGCTTTTTGCGGAAAACCTGATCGGCAGTATTCTGACCGGCCTCCTCGATATACCGGGAGAGCAGAACAAACAGGGCTATGGCCGCCTCACCATGGCGCAGATGAACAAGCTGAACGCACGGTTCGATAGCTGCAGCGATCGCCGATTGAGCATCGCAGAAATGGCAGCGTCCGTTGGTCTGTCGGAAAGCTGGTTCGCCAATGTGTTCAAACAGACGACAGGCAAAACCCCGCTGCAATGGCAAATGGCGAAGCGCATCGATCTGGCGCAACAATTGCTGGCGGAAAGCGAAATGACCGTTGCCGGTATTGCAGCCCAGCTCGGATTCACCGATCAGGCTCACCTGACCAAGGCCTTCCGCCAGGTCGTGGGAGAAACGCCAGCCGCCTGGCGACGTTTTCAGTCCAACCGTTAA
- a CDS encoding iron-siderophore ABC transporter substrate-binding protein: MTWSIRSLFFVALSCIAIIMPHAAQAGEKTAYPIVIKHAFGTTTIEKKPERIVTVAWANHEVPLALGVVPVGFARANFGDDDNDGLLPWVAAKLKELGADAPVLFDEGDGIDFEAVAETRPDVILASYSGLSRSDYDTLSQIAPVVAYPEAAWSTDWRDMIRLNSAGMGMAAEGEALIAKIEAEIAQTVSQYPHLKDKSAMFVTHLDATDLSTVNFYTTNDTRVKFFKDLGLNSPKSVVDASRPGQFSGSISAERVDMFDDVDIVVTYGSQELLDAMKGNPLLARMPVVENNAVVMLGRNPLGTAANPTPLSISWVLKDYVALLAGAADKTK, from the coding sequence ATGACGTGGTCCATTCGCTCTCTATTTTTCGTGGCTCTGTCCTGCATTGCAATCATCATGCCGCACGCTGCGCAGGCTGGTGAAAAGACTGCCTATCCGATTGTCATCAAACATGCTTTTGGGACAACCACGATAGAGAAAAAGCCCGAGCGGATTGTCACTGTTGCCTGGGCGAACCATGAAGTTCCTCTTGCGCTCGGCGTGGTGCCGGTCGGCTTTGCGCGCGCCAATTTCGGCGATGACGACAATGATGGTCTCCTGCCGTGGGTGGCGGCGAAGTTGAAGGAACTCGGCGCAGATGCGCCTGTCCTTTTCGATGAAGGCGACGGAATCGATTTCGAGGCAGTGGCCGAAACACGGCCCGATGTCATCCTTGCATCCTATTCCGGCTTGAGCCGGTCCGATTATGATACGCTGAGCCAGATTGCCCCGGTGGTTGCTTATCCCGAAGCGGCCTGGTCCACGGATTGGCGGGATATGATCCGCCTCAACAGCGCTGGCATGGGCATGGCGGCGGAAGGCGAAGCGCTGATCGCCAAGATTGAAGCCGAAATCGCCCAGACGGTCAGCCAATATCCGCACTTGAAGGACAAGTCGGCCATGTTCGTCACGCATCTCGACGCGACGGACCTCAGTACAGTCAATTTCTACACCACCAACGACACACGGGTGAAGTTCTTCAAAGACCTCGGCCTGAACTCGCCCAAGAGCGTCGTCGACGCCTCCAGACCGGGCCAGTTCTCCGGTTCCATCAGCGCCGAACGCGTAGACATGTTCGACGACGTCGACATCGTCGTGACCTATGGCAGTCAGGAATTGCTGGATGCCATGAAGGGCAACCCTCTTCTCGCCAGAATGCCGGTCGTCGAAAACAACGCGGTGGTTATGCTGGGCAGAAATCCGCTTGGAACAGCCGCCAATCCGACACCGCTTTCGATTTCTTGGGTGCTGAAGGACTATGTAGCCCTTCTTGCCGGTGCGGCCGATAAAACGAAATGA
- a CDS encoding FecCD family ABC transporter permease, translating into MTVTRHTRHSSPPISTYRSSRTKTGWLGTAVFILLILCVLSVSLGTREVPWSDIVAALRGHLDTVGQAAVAMRIPRTLLALLAGAALGLAGAIMQGITRNPLADPGILGVNMGASLAVVIGVAWFGIVSAPAYIWTAIFGAGCAAVFVYTIGSLGRGGATPLKLALAGAATSVAFSSLVIAVVLPRNDIAGGIRAWQIGGVGGATFDRLNYVLPFLVVGFVISLLSARKLNSLALGDELAAGLGERVAIARAVAALGAILLCGATTAICGPIGFVGLVVPHLCRLLVGVDHRWLLPFSALSGACLLLAADIVGRLIARPAELDVGIVTALIGAPFFIWIVRHQRIGEL; encoded by the coding sequence ATGACCGTCACCCGCCATACCCGGCATTCGAGCCCGCCGATCAGCACATATCGGTCCAGCAGAACCAAAACAGGCTGGCTTGGCACTGCTGTTTTTATTCTCCTGATCCTCTGCGTTCTGTCTGTATCGCTCGGCACGCGCGAAGTTCCCTGGTCGGATATTGTCGCAGCATTGCGCGGCCATCTAGACACGGTCGGACAAGCCGCTGTCGCCATGCGTATTCCACGCACCTTGCTGGCGCTTCTCGCCGGGGCAGCACTTGGACTGGCGGGTGCCATCATGCAGGGCATTACACGTAATCCGCTGGCGGACCCCGGCATTCTGGGTGTCAACATGGGCGCATCGCTCGCCGTCGTCATCGGCGTCGCCTGGTTCGGTATCGTCTCGGCACCCGCCTATATCTGGACAGCCATATTCGGCGCAGGTTGTGCCGCCGTTTTCGTCTATACGATCGGATCGCTTGGTCGCGGCGGCGCGACACCGCTCAAGCTTGCTCTTGCAGGTGCAGCCACATCCGTCGCATTTTCCTCACTGGTCATTGCCGTAGTCCTGCCGCGCAACGATATTGCCGGTGGCATCCGTGCATGGCAGATCGGCGGCGTCGGGGGAGCGACTTTCGATCGCCTCAACTATGTGCTGCCGTTTCTCGTTGTCGGCTTCGTCATCAGTCTCTTGTCAGCCCGCAAACTGAACTCGCTTGCGCTTGGCGACGAACTTGCCGCCGGTCTGGGTGAACGGGTTGCCATCGCGCGCGCCGTCGCGGCGCTCGGCGCAATTCTCCTTTGTGGTGCAACCACCGCCATCTGCGGCCCCATCGGATTTGTCGGGCTGGTCGTGCCGCATCTCTGTCGCCTGCTGGTCGGGGTCGACCATCGCTGGCTGTTACCATTCTCGGCGCTCAGCGGAGCTTGTCTCCTGCTTGCCGCCGATATTGTCGGACGGCTCATTGCGCGCCCGGCCGAACTTGACGTCGGGATCGTGACGGCCCTGATCGGAGCGCCGTTTTTCATCTGGATCGTCAGACACCAACGGATTGGCGAGTTGTGA